In Macaca thibetana thibetana isolate TM-01 chromosome 12, ASM2454274v1, whole genome shotgun sequence, the genomic window ttCTCAGAATGCTCCACCATATGTTTGGGGACAAATTATGCAGCTTTGTAACAGAATTTTGACCCAAGTTCTATTTCttaattaactttaattttactAGAAGCAAATGTTGATAAAATTACAACCTATGACAGTTTTGTGACTATTCCCTAAGTCCAGATTCTTACCTGATATCTACCTTTTGTATTTGACAGCTGATGTCCTGATAgtttcaaaatcagaaaaatttcTGCACAGATGTGCAATGCAAACTTATTTCATAAAGCCTCTGAacttcacaaaaaggaaaaaaggttaaGTTATAGGGAGGAAGAAAAGTGTTGATGAAGCTGATGTAAATGGCGTATGTGTGTGGGGGATGCCGCCCACTCTTTAAAACACCATTTAATTCGGCGCTTGTAAAAACACTCATCCTGTGTGTGCCAAGTCCCAAGCAAGCCTGAAGAGATGCCTGTTAACTTCTACCCTCCTCCCGAACCCCAAGACTCCAGCCCTCACAGGAGCTGTGGGTATATGTTTCAATTTTTGTTGTGTGGAGCTTTTTAAAAGCATACACTAAAATTGTGAGTATTTTATCCTAATCTATTAGCACTCAATTGGGAAAAAAGACTTCTCTGCTACTTGGTCAGCTGAACCCCTGGAACCCTTAGAACCTACTAATTCCGCCAACCGTCCACTAAACAGATGGAATTAGCAACAGAGACTTGAAGTAAGGGGCCCGAACCGCGTGCCTGCGGTGAGCATCTGGCCCCCACCACAGACACTAGCGGCGAGCGTctgccccccacacacacactaagaCGGAGTAAGCGCTCATGAAGCATTTGAAAGTACTTCTCGGTAAACATTCTATGTTCATAGACATCAGGAATCAAGAATCTGTTGTTTACAATGATCCATGCAAAAATATTCctaaatttcttataaaataagatgtgaaaaagaaaagtatgaggAGTACTTACTATAAAAAATAAGGTTACCAAAGGCTCAGTGGTCAGGTGTCCCCCCCCCCACCAACCAACTGGGGCAGAACGCTAGTGGGCATCCTCACTGGGCGCCAGTGCCCTGACCCAGCTACCAGCAAAATGGGAGAAGcaaagccccctccccaccagaGCCCACAGCACTCAAAACACCACCTCACTGGGAAGACGATGCACGCTCCTGCCCCAGAAGCCACTGAAAGGGACCCAGGccttccatcccccacccccactccgaCCCTCCCCGAGGACAGACATGCGCTCTCATGGATACAGGGTGGGCATACtttgggggcggggtgggggaagACTCTTGATTTCTTATGTACAAGGTTCAGATTCTAAACTCCAATTCCTCTCCCACAGTAAACCCTGCCAGCAGACGCACTCCAGCACCACCTGGCCCTCTCTGCTGTCCGTGCCTGCTTCGTGCCAAGGGCCCTCAGCTGCAAAGAGATGGCAGGAGCGGCTCGCAGACAACAGACACTGGCCCCCCCTCACCCATCTCTAAGCGTCCCCTCCAGCCCGCCTCAGCAGACCAGTCACCACCATCAGGTGGCTGATCCCAGCAGCAGCTACAGGTTTCTACATTTCCAGACATATCCACGGCCCTGCCTTTCTACAAGAAATTGGaggaattttaaataaagttttgttcCCTTTTAAGTCATTCTTAAATATACCACTTTCTTCATAACATACAGCTGAAACATTTGTCCTTCTTTGTAGGGGAAAAACAGCAATGCCTACCTGTTTTCAACTGATTCAAACATTtctccagggggaaaaaaaatggaatgatttTCTAAGCTAAATAAAGCAGAGGACAATACCTCCTGCAAGCATGGCTGTTTCTCTTTCACATTTCTTCCATCCcaggaaaataatttagttttacaTAGGACTTTTCcaataaagatatataaaaacatCGTCTCTCTGTAAGAGAACTGTAATGAAAATTTAGATagcagagaaactgctttgccgACACAAAAACCACCCCCCTTGCCCCAAATTGTACTGGCCACGCTACTATGATCTTTCACGGTGAGCTATAAGCACGTCCCTGTCCCACTGACTCCACCAAGCCTACACTCAAAGGGATGCCCATGAACCGGCTGCGCCCAAGCAGCTGTGGCTTCCCCACTGTCTCACAAACCTCGCAACTCCCTCAGTCAGTGCCAAAGAAACAGGTTGCTGAAAACTAAAATGTCCACATCCCTAACTGGCAACCCACATCAACCCCAAAAGGTTGAAGAATCATCTAAGATATTTCAGATGCTCTATGAAGAAATTCACTTTAACACTTATAACTTGAAGACTTTGCGAACATTACAACAGTGCATTAGTGATACAAGTTGTAAAATATGTTTCCATTCCTTTGGATTTTGCATATGATGGTTTTGCATCAGTCACTGCAGGTAGATTGAGCaagctttttgtgtttgtttttttaaacatgcaTTCAACTAGATATGATTCAGAATAGATTAATACTCCCTTTTATCATTACAGTTAGCTAAAAAATTGCCAGGCAGTCCACAAAACAGAATTTGCTTTAAGACCAACCCACAGAGTCAGCTGGAGACTAACGGCGCTGGGGCCTGCTGGGCCGGGATATAGTCGTGTTTAGCTAAGTGTCGAGAGCATTAAGAAGAAAGTCCTGGTTGGAGGCGCAAGGCCTGCAGCACCAGCTGTGGAATCCCCAATAATGTGACTGCACAGCTCCGTCCTCAAACCTGCAGAAAGGAAGACAGATACTCAGTCACACAGAGCTCTTCCGGCACTGCTACTCCAAACTCTCAAGTAGGACGAGGTCCACCACGGTCAGAAAGGGCAGCAATGGCCAAAACTGCTGGACCTGGTTCTCACTTCCTTCCTAGAGATCCCCAATTACAACTAGAGCCCTATTTCCTGCAGCAGGCAGGTGGGGGGGTCACAGCACATTCCAGGGAAGGCTCAAGACGGACACTGTCAACAGCAGGTCATCAATGGTTCCTTCTTTCTTCTACTCTGTAatgtctcaataaaaacaaaaaacttaaacactGCATTGCCTCTGGATCCAGGGTCAGGCACACTTTCCTCGTTAGTGCTTAAATATGTGGTAAATCTGCCACTGTCCCATGGAAATGCCCTTTCATCAAAGGCTGGCCCAGCCTTCACTGGTCACTTACATTTGCAGGTGATCACCACTGAGGGGGCACATAGCTGTAAGTGGGTGTTCCTGGGGCCCGGTATGTGGGCACAGTGACTGGGTGGGGGGCGACAGGAGTTGGGGAGTGAGCAGTCAGCAGGGTACCTGGAAGAAAGAGCAGCACATGACATGAGGCCGACCTCCTGCACAGCTCCACAgtgcccaacacacacacaagcctgGACTCTTTGCAAGGAGGAGGGTATACAGGAAGAGGGATGGTCTTGACCCAGATACTGTCAGACTCTCATTAGATAATCTCCCACACCCAAAAATTGTCTCCACACAGCAAGCTTCCACAGACGATATGTTTGTAAAAGTCTTTTGTGTGTCCCCTTCATAAAGCACACCCAATAATTTTTATAGGTCAGATGATAAACAAATGAGTATAATTCAGCCTTAACAAGGAAGGAGattctgacacatactacaaTATAGGTGAACCTTAAGAACataattctaaaagaaagaagccagtcactataagacaaatattttatgattccacttagatGAAATACCtagtcaaattcagagacagaaagaaaggagaatggggagttagCATTTAATGAGTACAGGAGTTTCAGATTTGCAGGATAAAGAAGTTCTGGAGCtctgtttcacaacaatgtgaatatacttaacactactgaaccgTACTTAAAAACGGTTAAGATGGGCTTGGCAcagggctcacatctgtaatcccagtactctgggaggctggggcgggagaacagcttaagctcaggagtttgagatgtgcctgcgcaacatagtgagctcccagctctacaaaaaaagttgtaaaattagccaggtgtggtagcacacttacagtcccagctactcaggaggctaagttgggaggatggcttaagcccatgAGTTCCAGACTACAGtgcactgcactcaagcctgggcaacagggcaagaccctgtctcaacaacaacaacaaaaagttaagatggtaaaaacaaataaataaaaaacaagaggctgggaacagtgactcatgcctgtaagcatagcactctgggaggccgaggcgggtgcatcacctgaggtcaggagttcgagaccagcctggccaacatggtgaaatcccatctctaccaaaagtacaaaaaaaattggccgggcatggtggcgggtgcctgtagtcccagctactgggaagggtgaggagggagaatcacttgaacccaggaggcggaggttgcagcgagctgagatcacaccattgcactccatcctggccaacagggtgagaccctgtcttaaagaaatattataaataaataaataaataaataaataaataaaacaagaaatgataATTCTAAACTACATGAACTTCTGAGTTctttaagaaaaatctatttttcctACAACTGCAGAAACTCAGCAACTACCTGAGTCCATTTATGGACCAGCAGCACCTCCAACACAGCGGCCTTCACTCACCTGGCCCACACCCAACCCGGTGCCCgctgccctccctccctgcgCCTCAAACCAGCAGTTTCTGTCTACGCCCAGTTTCCTGTTCCTTGACAGGTAAGTATGGGGAAAACCAAATCAGAGTCTAGGTTGAAGCACACATAATATCCCAGAAGGCTTCTCTCTGGCATAATCTCCTTACACTGAAGTCAAGTCCACAAAAACAAGGAGGAAACAGTACGCTTTTGTGTGGGCATGACCTAAAGGTGGCCATATTGACCCACAGACCAGGAGGTGAATCCATATGGGTGGTCACCCAATCCCTAGACATCAGATCAAGCCCCCAGAGCTTCCACAGAGATGTGCCCATCCTAGACAGGAGCCTCATCTCTccatggtttatttttcttagaggAGGCCTTGGGAAGTAAAGTACAATAGATGAATGCCGAAGGATTTCTACAGGCAGCTGCTTCCTTCTATCAACAGAAGACCAGCTCTTCTAGATGCATGAAAACATCCCTATGAAGACAACTGACCTTCAAAGACAAGCTCCCctcaagggaaaggaagagggcCAGCCACCCCGGGACACACAGTGTCCTCCCCTTCTGCTCAAGTCTTACATGGtcgtgggggtgggaggagaggggggcACATCCTGCATTGCCAAATGGCTCAGTTCACCAACAAAGTGAGCCCATCAGATTCAGAGAGGCCTCCACAAGAGGTCACTCAGGGAGGCAAAATAAAAGATAACCTGCTGTTTCTTCCCCAAAGAATTTTCTGTCCTTCCACACAACTATAGCTATGAAAACCCAGAGCCAAGGGTCAGAGGATTTGTGAGctctcccctgccccacctctaGGGGACACCACAAGGCAGACACCGCAGGAACAAGGACTTACCTGCTGACATGGCCATGGTGGtcccagccaccatgcccatggTGACCCCGTTGCCTCTAGGAGGGGGGATGGGAGCAGGGTACACTGTTGCCGGCATGCCGTTGGGCTGCACCACTGTGGTGTGGTGGATGACATGAGGAGGTGCTGCATACAGCGGCTGTGTGTAGTACGTGCCTTGCTGTGGGGAGAAGAGAGACAACTGACACAGGGTCCCAGGGCCAAAGGATGAGTGCTCAGTTGGTATCAACCCTTCCCACACGACAGTGTCTACCCAAAGCATACCTGTGCGTACGGGCTCTGCTGCGGGTAGGCACTTCGCACGGGGTACACAGCAGTCTGGTAGGGGTTCGGGGAGGAGGAGTACGGCGGCACAGCCCCGCTGGTGGGGGAACAGGACACTTTGTAAGGTGTGCCAGGAGTGTAACCTGAAACAAACAAGGCAATGGCCTGAGTTCACCCAAGCCGGTCCAGGCACAGGGAGAGACACATGCAGGGAGGAGCCAAGTGGCGTGTCAGCCCCACGCACCTCGCCAGGCCTGCTGCCACTGCCGCCCCCACTCTCCTCCACTAAGTTCTGACTTCATTTCTCactttgtgtgcgtgtgtgcatgcacgtgtgtgtggcGGCAGGGTGTTGGGGAGGAGGAAAAAATACCAAAGGAGAACGTTCTACAGACGGAATGCTCACACAGGACAGGAAATAAAAACCGTCTTGTCCTGCTGGAATTAAAATTGGTATGGCCTTCCTGGTGCTAAATTTGGCATCCAAAGTATATATGCCTTTGAATCccacaattccacttctagaagtCTGTGTGAAAGCAGTGCACGTGGGCCTGCGCACACAGACACTTCACTGTAAGCTTGCTCATCATAGTGGTGTTTGTTACGGCAAAAACAGGAGATGCCTGCCCAACACCAGACAGGCTAAGCACTCTATGGTAAAAAGCCCTCTGGGTCGAGAAAAGGCTGAACACACATACTTGGTTTTGTCCCCACATAAAATGACATGAAAATGACGATAAAGcagattaagagaaaaaagacataaaactcaCCAAGAACGGAAGAGAAGACAGCATGCTGAAGCCTGGCAAGCTGAAGTGGAGGGTGACTGAGCAGACTCGAGAGGAAGGCACTCTTAGCCAACAGCGAGGAGCAGCTGGCACCAAGACAGCCCTTCCCCAAAGCCCTGCACGCTGCTGGCCACCAACCCACCTCCAGAAGCAGATAAACAGGCCCGACCTAGTAAAGTGATTCAGTTTGCTGAATAAGCAGTTAGGTGTCCCTTCCTGATCCCAACAGAGAAGAGGGGTTTGGTctcagggaagggagagggtCTCTGGACAGCTATGTTCACAGCAGCTATATTCACAATGATCAAAAGCTGGCAATGGCCCAAACGCCCACCAGAAGACAGATG contains:
- the FAM168B gene encoding myelin-associated neurite-outgrowth inhibitor; amino-acid sequence: MNPVYSPGSSGVPYANAKGIGYPAGFPMGYAAAAPAYSPNMYPGANPTFQTGYTPGTPYKVSCSPTSGAVPPYSSSPNPYQTAVYPVRSAYPQQSPYAQQGTYYTQPLYAAPPHVIHHTTVVQPNGMPATVYPAPIPPPRGNGVTMGMVAGTTMAMSAGTLLTAHSPTPVAPHPVTVPTYRAPGTPTYSYVPPQW